DNA from Verrucomicrobiota bacterium:
CCGAAAAAGAACTCAAACAAGCCATGGCCACGCGAATCCGGCGATCGTGACGGCGGGCCGCAATTTTTTCGTGCGTACCTTCCACTGCCACAGTATTCTTTGACCCATGCGAAATCCGATCATTGTAGCCTTGGATGTTCCCAACGCTGAAAAAGCCGTGGCGCTGGCCGCCAAGGTGGCACCGGCGGTGGGGGCTTTTAAAATTGGCAGCGAGCTGTTCACCAGTGCCGGTCCCGATATTGTCCGGCAGATTCGCGCCACCGGCGCCGCTGTTTTTCTGGACCTGAAGTTTCACGATATCCCCAACACTGTTGCCAAGTCCGTCGCCGCCGCCGTCCGGCTGGATGTGCAGATGCTGACGATTCATACGAGCGGTGGCCTGGAAATGATGAAGGCGGCGGAAAACGCCGCGCGACAGACCGCCCAGCAGGAGGGCAAAGCGCTGCCCTTGGTGTTGGGAGTCACCGTGCTGACCAGTATGGATGCCGCCGAACTGAGTCGCATTGGCGTGGGTACCGATCCGGGCAAGCAAGTCGAGCGTATGGCGCGCCTGGCGATGGATGCCGGGCTGCGGGGATTGGTGTGTTCGCCGCTGGAACTGCCGGTGCTGCGCAGTTTCCTGCCCAAAGAAATACAATTGGTCACCCCGGGCATTCGCGCGGCCGATGACGCCGCCGGCGATCAGAAGCGCACCTTGAGTGCCCCGGACGCTGTCAAGGCCGGGGCCGATTGGCTGGTGATCGGACGTCCCATTTATGCTGCGCCCGATCCGCGTGCGGCGGCGGAACAGATTTGGGCCTCCATCCCATAGCTTGGTCATCCTCTTTACCGTTTTCGGCTCGGGGTAGGGGACCTTTAGCGCATCGAAACAGGGGCCGGGTTAATCGCGGAATTAGGCTGAAATAAGGCTTGCATCCATCCTGTCCGAGACTATGCTCCCTCTTGCCTTGACCCCGTGTGTGCGGGTGTCGCAGTGAGGCTGAGAAACGAAATAGTTAACGCGTAACCTAACTTTTTAACCTCCGTTGCAGCGCAACGCACGGTACGTTAGGCAGCGGAGTCTTCGGCGGGCCAACGTGCCCCAACCAGGTCTCCCACGCAAGTAGAATAGAGAGAAAGTATTGTTACATGGCTACCCATGCCGACTTCGCAGAGTTATTGAAACAGTTCGACCGTCCCCTGAAGGCCGGCGATATCGTCAAAGGAATCATCCTGGAAATCCGCGGCAAAGAAGTGCTCGTGGATATTGGTGGCAAAAGTGAGGGCGTTGTGCCCGGGATTGAGTTCGCGGAATTCAGTGCCATCAAGGTGGGTGATGAAATTTCCGTGCTGATCGAAAAGCTGGAAGATAAAGAGGGCTACGTCCACATCTCCAAGGAAAAGGCCGAGTTCAAGCAGAACTGGGAAAAAATCCTGGCGATCGCCAAAGAAGGCGCCACCGTCTCCGGCAAGGTCAAAGCTGCGGTCAAAGGCGGCCTCATCGTCAACATCGGCGTTGAAGCATTCCTGCCTTCCTCCCAGATTGACATTATTCCCCCGAAAAACCTGGCCGTTTTCCTTGGGCAGACCATCGAATGCAAAGTCGTCAAGGTCAACCAGGAACGCCAGAACGTGGTGCTGAGCCGCCGCGAGTTGATCGAGCAGGAACGCAACGAGCGCCGCTCGAAGTTGCTCACCGAAATGGTCCCGGGCGACATTCGCAAGGGTACCGTCAAGAATATTACCGACTTCGGCGCGTTCATTGACCTGAACGGCTTGGACGGCTTGCTGCACATCACCGACATGAGCTGGGGCCGCATCGGGCATCCCTCGGAAATCCTCAAGGTCGGCCAGGAAATTGACGTCGTGGTGCTGGACATCAACCGCGAGAAGGAACGTGTCAGCCTGGGCCTGAAGCAGAAGCTGCAAAATCCGTGGGAAACCATCGAGGCGAAATACACCGTGGGCCAGAAGCTCAAGGGCAAAGTCGTCAACTTGGTTCCGTACGGCGCGTTTGTGGAAATCGAACCCGGCGTCGAAGGCCTCATCCATGTCACCGAATTGTCCTGGGTCAAGCGCATCGCCAAGCCCTCCGACGTTCTCAAGCAGGATCAGGAGATCGAAGCCGTGGTGCTGGGCATCA
Protein-coding regions in this window:
- the pyrF gene encoding orotidine-5'-phosphate decarboxylase; the encoded protein is MRNPIIVALDVPNAEKAVALAAKVAPAVGAFKIGSELFTSAGPDIVRQIRATGAAVFLDLKFHDIPNTVAKSVAAAVRLDVQMLTIHTSGGLEMMKAAENAARQTAQQEGKALPLVLGVTVLTSMDAAELSRIGVGTDPGKQVERMARLAMDAGLRGLVCSPLELPVLRSFLPKEIQLVTPGIRAADDAAGDQKRTLSAPDAVKAGADWLVIGRPIYAAPDPRAAAEQIWASIP
- a CDS encoding 30S ribosomal protein S1, which translates into the protein MATHADFAELLKQFDRPLKAGDIVKGIILEIRGKEVLVDIGGKSEGVVPGIEFAEFSAIKVGDEISVLIEKLEDKEGYVHISKEKAEFKQNWEKILAIAKEGATVSGKVKAAVKGGLIVNIGVEAFLPSSQIDIIPPKNLAVFLGQTIECKVVKVNQERQNVVLSRRELIEQERNERRSKLLTEMVPGDIRKGTVKNITDFGAFIDLNGLDGLLHITDMSWGRIGHPSEILKVGQEIDVVVLDINREKERVSLGLKQKLQNPWETIEAKYTVGQKLKGKVVNLVPYGAFVEIEPGVEGLIHVTELSWVKRIAKPSDVLKQDQEIEAVVLGINKEEQKISLGIRQLETNPWDKAMEKYPPGTKVKGKVRNLTSYGAFVELEEGLDGMVHVSDISWTRKINHPSEVLKKGDDVEAVVLEIDKPNQRIALGLKQLSTDPWENIDKFYKVGDLVTGAVTKLASFGAFVGLQHDIDGLVHISQVSEDRIDKIKNVLKLGQEVNARVIKIDKSDRRIGLSIKAANYSQEQLVAEQKLLDQLKPGEDLVALQHAFEAFDEENKRD